In the Pan paniscus chromosome 19, NHGRI_mPanPan1-v2.0_pri, whole genome shotgun sequence genome, TTTTGCGATTCTGCCTTCAAGTAAGAGGTAAAAGGTAAATGGCATAGTTTGTTGCACTGTTGCATATACTATGCAAGAATGAATCTCTACCCCTTTCTTTCCTAGTACCATCAAACAGGCATGATTAAGGACAATTTCTCACTTACTATGgcaaaaaatattatatacaagCTTTCTTAACACAAACCAAAGTCACATACCAAGTAGTATATGACGTTCAGTGATATTCACTGACTGAAAATTTATGCACACTGAGTTCCAGCATACTCTGATCCACCTGTAAACTTTCATCAACAGCAGATTTGTATGTCACAAAACTCTCAAGACATAAAATATTGCCATATCATTCATGCTTTCAAAACAATGTTCGTATAAGCTCTCGCATTTGAAACCAGATGGTAAGACGTGAATGCTACAAGAGTGAACATAACTTAAATGCTAACTACACGTTCAAGTACAGACATAAGAATGCTAGTGGTACAAACACTGACTCCAAATAATGTTGTTAATCACCTACCAGCCTAAGACTAGTATCTACTTGATGGAACTTGAAAAAGCCATAAAGTCCAACTTGTTTAAAATGTTCAGATTTAGACTTACACTTCAAGATCTCGTATACATTTATTAATAAGCCCTAACCTCGTACCATAAAAAAATGGGCATGTGCTATATTTGGGACATGCggacacacccacacccacccacaatCTCTCCCCTCCTCATGTTTACTAGACTGAAAAGCCACCCTGTATCctatcattaaaaaacaaaacaaaacaaaacaaaacagtgcttTTAGTCAAGCAGCACAAGGACAGATCATCTGTGATTAACAGAAGCGAACGCCTTAAAATGATGGGAGAGAGACAAATTAACTAGGTACTAAGTCAGATTTCCAAGTGAAAAAGACATGAGCAAAACTTCTGGTCTTAATTTctcaaataaaactaaaataaatgaaatggtaaCAGAGTGACTTTCTCTAAATTTATTAGGGAGTTTGTTACAAATGTTTGGGCTTTACAGGCATGATTTCACGGATTCAAACAAGAAATTAACACTGATATTTAGCCTTCTCATGACATACACAGAAATAACATTGCTACAAATTGCAATGGAGAGAATCTTGTTTCAAATGGCTTAGTTTGGGGTTTTGTCTAAatgtatcattatataatgaaagCACCAATTTGAGGGTTTCTCAAATAGTGATTTGAATTTTAGGACATAACAGTATAACATGGTAACTTTATTCTTCATATATAAATAAGGCATAATCGGATGTGTAATAATgctgaaaatacattttatcaaaaGCATAAATACAAGTATTTGGGTACACATTGAAAGTTAGGACTTAACCAATTTCTTCTTACAAAAAATGATAAGGACATATGGTATTTGTTGAATCTAAATCAGCACTTCTAATCATTTCTGGTATTGAGGCGATCTTTTTCCTTCTACTTTAAACCAACCACTGCCACCAACTGAATAAGGATTTCCCTAAACAGCCTCAATTTGAGACTAACCAGAGGACCTTCTCTATGCAAATTACATGCCAATACaccttaaaagaaaagaagacaaaagtgAATGAGTTTTTTCATTCCATACTGCTTTCTTTGGTTGCAGAGCAATCCAGTGCCCTTTCCagataataaaattgaaatgaagattTCAATTTAATATTTGGCAGACAGCAACAATGCaggttattaaaaatattaaaggggCAGAGGCATGCTTTGAATTATTCAgattttcagaaaacatttgacaaaaccctttctctataaAAGTTACGGtctaaatttatgttgttttataaGGCAACTGTGTATACATTTCTTCAAGGTCAATGAAGACACTTGTGTGATATTTCCTCAGAATTAAATGAGAAGGCATTCAGATTTAAGAACAGAATGTAATACAGGATTAGGCACATTTTATTCCAAATCATAACCATAAAGatttagaaaatcaaatacaTCAAAGAACTTTAAAtctaaattacttttttagagactgggGTAAGTTGGCATAGTGAAATTATGAGCACCTTTTCAATTCTGTTCACTAAATTTCATCTCTCTCTTCATATAGTGGTATTTCAAAAGGATTCAGTTTTCATGATACAGGTATAAGACTCCTTTCAAacgttttaaaaatacaatgtataAAAAAATGTGGACTGAAGCCTTTAGATTGAACTTAAAGTTCTACTGAATGTCAAAACAAGCCTAAGTTGAATATAAGTAATTCACTGCCTCAAAATATAGTctagattttaaaagaatgttgatTCTGAGACATTACATGCAGCAGGGAAGAAAACTGCAAATGCCCAAAATAACATGATATCTATTTGGTGTTTCAACACTTCTTGGTGGTAATTCAAAAGGGGGAAACTTGGTGATTTCTGCTTTGTCAGGCAATATCTATGGTTCGTATCACAGATCTTAACTATGACTTAAGTAAGATGAAGTGTCCTCTTTCTATAGGGATCTAACTTGAGCCCTCAGTGGAGTCAAATGTTTTGGCCATTCAATTTGCTAAATGTATGGGTAAACTCTCCAATGAATAGTCCAAATGTTACTGTGCACATATTCCGATATTCATTAGCACTGCAATTATGCTAATTTTGTGAATTTAAACAATGTATTCTTTTTGGCAAGAAGCACTAGATGTAGAACTATTCAAACATGCATGAATGATACCATGATACCATACCATGAACATGCATGATACCATGAACATGCATCACGGTGCCGGGCTACGTATGTGTAGCTCATGGATTACCATGGCATGAAAACGCTAGAAGTTACATGGATACAATGATAGTGGAAGTTCAAATGTGAGAAAAGTCAGGTATGTCAAGAACAATCCCTGGTTAGTTCACTGAAAAGCCCCACTCTCGTATCAGACAGCAAGACAGAACAACAGCCACTGACTTGGAAAGGCTGGGTGATCCATAACGACCAATCTTTCAAGGACCAATAAAATACCTGAGTACACAGTCAGCTATACAGTAAAATGACAGATATCACAGTCTTAAAattttcaggaaaagtagaaaagCTGTCAGACTTTTCAAGCTGTCGCCAGCCTTGGACTTCTGTTTCTCTAATTGTAGCACTACATACAGCCTAGAAGATAGTATTTCAGTACTGCAAACCAGCCATTCTGATGAGTTCACTATGAATGTATCTGCGATCACAAAGCTACTTCGTGGACACATTTTAATTTGGTAAGCAGTGGGGGGAGGTCAATGTAATCATCTTCAGGTGCGAACTAAAAAAATTACTACTGATCCTTAGAAGCAtccttaaaacatttaaaatatacctcAAAAAAGCTGGACTTTCAACAACAACAattatacaaatgtatacatactGTATCTGTTAGAGACACACCAAGAATGAACAGGAATCTCAAATAATGCCTTCTTGAATAGTCTTGACAGAAAAATACTGCCCTTAGCAAACTCCAAATAAACAAAACGATGCCACAAATGCCACAGTGTGGAGTTTATGGGACTGGACAGGACAGCAAAAGATAGATGTTTGTGATGATACAACAATGATTTCCTACAGTAAGGATTGGTCTTTACTGACCAACTGAGATAGGGCTTAAAAGTCAaatacatgacattctggaacaGGTTAAGTTTATTTAGAAAGTTCTGTTACCAAGTTGCTTGCAGTTTTTAGTTGCTGCTATGGCCAGAATGTTTCACATATGGTACATTAAACTACATGATAATTAAATATGAGAAAGGCAAATTCTATTTCACTCATTACGTTTGACCAAAACACGGTAAATAGCATTAGCTTGCCTTTTGCTCTCCCATACCACCTGTGAACTCTTCATCAGCGTCAGACCAAAGATCCTTATGTAAACTTGAAAACAGGAAGAACATTACCTTCAGAAACACAGAAATCTAAAAGCAAAACAGCTGTTGTGTATACAAGCAATTAAAATATGAAGGCTAAACCTTCTATAAACCTACAGAATGCCATTTCTTAGATCGAACTTCTAACAGCCCTTACAAAATAGGAGGTCACCATAAAGTTAGGCAACAAGTGTCACTGCTATGTGTAAGGCGGACAGAAGATACCTTGTTTTGGAACTGAATATTCCTAACCTCATCCCTACAAGTATTTAAGGACACCTTTGATACTTGGCACTGCAGGAGAATTCAGTTTGGAAAGTAGAATAATTTAAAGCCTGAAATATGCCTAGTCTGAGGTCAGCTGGGAAGTTTTAACTGGACTTGAATAGAAGCCATGGTGAAACAGATCAAAGCCTGCATTACAGCAAATCTTGGCAATGTGTCACTCAACAGCTTTCAGCCACAAACCAAAGGCCGCAGAAAAAGTACTAAGATTTTCAAGAAGTTAAACGTAGAATTAAGATTGTTCTAATTCTGGTTGTaaactgctattttaaaaaacaaaacaaacagaaaacatcaaaaacacaaaaagatatTAAAACAGCAAGTCTTTTGTACATCACTGTAGCATAAGCTGCTTGAGGTTGTCATGCAGAATAGTATCCTTCACGTCACGGAAAACAAGGCGGATGTTCTCCGTGTTGATAGCAGTGGTGAAGTGGTGGTATAAGGGCTTCTGCTGCTGGTCCCGGCGTTTGTTCCGGAAACATTCCACCAGGAATTTTTGGACGTCTCTTAAGCAGTGGGGATCCCCTTCAAATTCTAGGAAATAGTCTTTGATGCTCACAATTTGCACCTTCTCCTCAAGCAAGTCTGTCTTGTTTAAGAACAGAATTATGGAGACATTGCTGAAAACCCGGTTATTGACGATTGTTTCAAAAATGTTCAGAGACTCCGTAAGGCGATTGGTCAGTCGATCTTCCATAAGCACCTGGTCAAATTCACTTGAGGAAACAAGGAAAAGTATTGATGTCACACTGTCGAAACATTCAAACCAACGTTTCCTTTCTGATCTCTGACCACCTACATCAACCATTTTGAAaggaacattttttatttcaaagtcgTATTCATGGATGCCTTTGGTGGGTCTTCTGGCGAGCAGAATATCTTGTTGTGATGGAATATaatcctggaaaagaaaaaacttgttTTATACCTAGTAATCCCGAAGTAATGCGAATTTTTAATGGACTACTAACTGGACTAGTGAATAGATATGCAAACAAAATGATCTTTTAAGTGACATTTTCAGATAGATTATGCTTATTATAAAATGCCAAGACTTGTCAgacatggtgggtcatgcctataatcccagcactttgggaggctgaggcaggaggatcgcttgcgaagccaggagtttgagagtatcctgggcaatatagcaagaccccacttGTGCTCCCCACAACAAAAGCCAAGATACATTAAAATGTTAGCAGGACGggttcaaaatttactacaaatggccAGAATCTACTTATTTTCATCCCTGCAATACTACTCAAAATTTAAGCGGAAGTCTTATCAATTGTTCTCACCCACCCTCACTGCTATATATCCACCTGCAATCTTACTCCCCACTATCAGCCACTCTTGGTTCTAGCCAGAGTGATCTTCCTGTCTGCATATCCACCTTCTCCACACTGCTCCTTGCTCCTCTATTAAAAGCAATgggggctgggcgcgatggctcacgcttgtaatcccagcactttgggaggccgagacgggcggctcacgaggtcaggagattgagaccatcctggctaacacagtgaaaccccatctctactaaaaatacaaaaaaattagcaaggcgtggtggcgggcgcctgtagtcccagctacttgggaggctgaggcaggagagtggtgtgaacccaggaggtggagcttgcagtgagctgagatcacgccactgcactccagcctgggtgacagagcaagactttgtctcaaaaaaaaaaaaaaaaaaaaaaaaaaaaaaaaaaagcaatgggatCTGATTCCAGTGCCAATTCACAAGGATCACTTCCCAGTTCCAAGTTCTGCCCACCTCTCTCTAACCTATTCTAAAAGTTCTTTTACTGTGCAACCCCACTCATGACTTAAAACTTCTATGTTTTCATTGCTGCTATATTACATGTGTgaaaaaccctttctctactgtAATTAACTATATTCTAGCTTTCTTACTTACTGACCCAAGAACTCAAACTAGTCACTTACTCTGAGTGTCAGCACCTCTGTCTGTGAAATGGAGGTGATCACACTTCATCTATCTACCTGGGAGGGAGGGTTGCTGCAAGGATCAAATGAGCTCTTCTCTGCACTCTTGGTCAGTGAACTCTAAGACCCTGAACAAACAGAAGCTGCTGGTCACACAAGTCACCGGCTACTCTGTGATGGCACACTTCCTTATGCAATGTAACTGGTTCTTCCTTGTCAGTCTAGCATTTTTCCAAAACTACAACACAACTTTCTGGTAATACATGAACGGGACAGCTAATATTTATCATCAaggtcaaaatattttaaaaatcaaggcagGATTTAAAACAATGCTGTTATTCACAATGCTGCACTTTATGCCTTTCTGAATAGTGTCATATGATTTTGAAATTTCATTACAAGAATACTCATTGTCTCAAAATGGTGCAATGGAAttaagaatatatacatacacatatttttttgagatggagtcttgctctgttgcccagattggagtgcagtggcggaatctcggctcactgcaacctgcgtctcccgggttcaagcgattctcctcctcagcctcccaaatagctgggattacaggtgtgcaccaccacagccggctaattctttgtatttttagtaaagacggggtttcgccattttggccaggctcgtctcgaactcctgacctcaagtgatcctcccgcctcagcctcccaatgtgcttggattataggcgtgagccactgcacccggccagaatttagaatttttaaaaagtaggtggGTTCTTAGTTACTGGCAACCAACAGCCATTCATTAAACAACTCTAGGACTCAAGTGTTagcttttccatgttttcttctagctttGTTCACATACATGcctgctttattcataatcagcATATGCACGCAGCGTTCAGCCTACCTCTGcatttttgcttaatattttgtGAACTGTTCCATATGCTGATACAATCATACCTCATTTCGAAAGAcaagaaaatacaccaaatgcaTTAATGTGCTGTACTTTACATTAACATTTCCCTACTAGTGATCATtaaggttgtttccaatttttagcCATAATTAACAGAAATACTGCAATTAAAATTCTCatgcacatatttttttttcttttggactaTTTCCTAAGATTAAAATAATCAGGGATATGATTATGACGTTAAAGGTTACAAACATTTTAATGAGTCTGGATACTTAACACCCGACTGCTTTCTAGAAGGCAATACCAATTTACAGCATACGCCTATGCCAGCTCCTTCAGAAACACGCCGGGCCctgagctttaaaaaatgtaattccataaaaataaaaagttttctatTATTGTCTCTATTAAAGCTAATAATCTAGTTAGCAATCTAAAGGCTGCTTCACATGAAGCACAGAACTTCATGCAATCGAGTGCTAAATAGTCTGGCAGAGCAGAGTATGTTGATGAGGACACACACATACTAGCTGTGTGAAGAAGAAGAAACCTGCCTTATGAGGAGGCAAATGAAGCTGTGCTACATTTAGAGAGTAACAGATGACTCTAAGGCAATGGCTTTCAAAATTTTCCTAAGCAGCAGAAACCTTTCTCCCAGTGAACTCTTCTGTGTACGCCCAATACAGAGGTCAAACAAGCAAGATGCTCTGCCTGCAGCGGGCCCTGCTGGCCACGGCGCCAGCTTAGAGCTGCTGGCTCCGAGGAATACCTACAGGAAAATGATAAACTCTCTTTTCAAGGGCGACTCCCCCTACCTCGTGGAGTCTCTTCAGCCTTTAAAATCTAGCCCTCCTACTCCGTGACTCGACACAAAGGGGGCATGAATTCGAAAATGTCATTTGACAAAAGATTTGGAAATCAGTCAACCCACTGTGTTCTATTTCTGTTTACAAACAAAAACCTCTAAAGATACTAAAGTATAACAGATAATGCACAGTATCATTTTCAAACACAAACTTCTTTCTCTGAACAGTTTTACTTCCAAGAAATAGCAGATAAAGCATTCCTCAAGAAAATGGTAGAGACCTGGACAGttagagggagaaaaaagaagtgtcgtgattaaacaataaaaatactttcattttgaaaaaataaaaatcattcaatATTCTGAGCTACCAATCACTCTAAATAAAGCAGGGAAGAATCAGAACGCCaccactattaaaaaaaaagagagaaagaagcaaatagcttaatacataatttttctaaatttcctaACATCGATATCCTGACTTCTGCTTTCAAATGGCACTAAACATAAACATTTGGTTTAAACACTTACTGGTTCTCCAAGTTTATCCAAGTTATCCAGGAAATATTTTACAGATTCACcctaaaaacaagaagaaaacaaacagttATTAGGGCTTAGAAATGGAAGATCTTGTTACAACAGTTTATATCATACTGTCTGGTTGTACACTTAACCCAAACAGACTTTGTTTAGTCACCAATTTCAGACAGCTAACCttcctaaaaacatacaaaacGTCTGCTCTGTCAGAGTGCTAAATCTGCAAAGGCAGGCTGATCTCACAAATGCTTAATAGAATCAATATCCCAAGTGATCATCTACTTGGACAGGATTACACACATGCTTTTTGCTATAACTACGTATCCACAGTGAAGACATATAATTAGAAGATGAAAACTGCTTTTGAGATAAAACATAAATCTACATATACAATTTAAGTGACAGTCTTTTTGTCTACATTTTCTAGCTTAATAGTGATGGTAGTTATCTTCAGAGACAAACCAAACCAGAGATGAGGTAAGAATACTGTACAAAATCCCCCAACCACAGGCATGGACAGGCGTGCCTTGCTCAGGAAGGCCCTGGATAGTGCTGCCAGCTTCACATCTCCAACAGGTCTTTTCCCGAGTGGCCTATCCTTTCTGAGCCCAGTTTTCTCTATGAAACTTCCAAGCAATTTCAAACATCTAAACTGTACGAGAATACATTCCTAACATGAAAACGCTTGACCAGAGGACACAGAGAAGAGGGGAACTATTTTGGGAAAGAAGGGGTCTGTGTCCGAGTCTCCTAGTCCTCACCCCCTGCGTTTCACTTTCCCGCGGGATTCTACAGCTGCAGCACTGCCCCTGCCTGAAGCTACTTCCAAGTGTTCCTGAAGCAGCACCTCATTTAGTATGCCTGGGCATCATGTGAAGATCTCCTCACACTGCAGGCTCTGGTTTAGTAGGTCTGGGTGGGACCCCAGTTTCTGCAATTCAAGGAGTGcctgggaccacactttgagtcaCAAAGCTTGAAAGTAGCAGTTCTGTAATTTTTTGGTCTCAAGATCAcacaatatgatccagcaatggcactgctaggtatatacccaaaagaaaggaaatgagtataTGGAGgagagagatatctgcacccccacGTTTACTGCGGCACTCTTCACaaaagccaagatttggaagcagcctaagtgtccatcaacagatgaatgggtaaagaaaatgtgatacacatacAGAATGGAGTCCTAtttagctataaaaaagaatgagattcagtcatttgcaacaacatatatGGAACTgtaggtcattatgttaagtgaagtaagacagacacagaaagacaaacattgcatgctATCACTTATTGGTAGGagctaaaaatcaaagcaattgaacccatggagatagacagaaggatggttaccaacGGCTGGGAAGGGCAGCAAGGGTTGGGGTGGCAGGAGGTGGGGACGGCTAATAGGTACAAAAGATAGTTAAAGTGAACGAATATGAaccagtatttgatagcacaacagggtgactatactCATTAATAATTTAAGTGTACATttacaaataactaaaagagtataatcggattgtttgtaacataaaggataaatgcCTGAAGGGAGAGATACCCCATCTTCCATGAGTGATTATTACGCATTGCATGCCTCTATCAAAACAGCTCATGTACGCCACAAATATATGAATCTAttatgtgcccacaaaaattaaaaacagaaaaattaaaaaaataaaaacggaAGACATGGAAACAAATGATGATGTCTCTGGACTCAATAAGCTCAACAGCTTCTGATTACTTCTTTTTGTGTTTAGTGTCCTcattcaaattttataaaaagctCAGTACGAGGCAACTGGTATCCTCTCCTCCTACCTTCCAAAAGTGTCTGGCAGATAAAATATGAATTACTGGGAGAAAGTTACCcttcaatatttttttcctaacaaTTTCAGAAGTGATCAAAGTcttcttgttttctaatattaATGTTAAGGAACAGATGTGAATTTCAGTCCTTTCTCTAACAAGGAGTGATCTGGCCAAGTCTCTAAactcctccaggcctccatttccccCAGAGTTACATGAAGAAGTTCAGTGGTTCAATGGATAACCAACCACTTAAGTTCTGCCCTGTGCAACAATTTCAGTTAGTTCCACTGATTTAAAGTTAAGTTCTCCTTTCCTCATAGGCCATGTGTCTGTTAATCCTAAATCTGCTTTTCTTGTGACTCATTCAAGTGGTGCTGCTTCCACGTTCTTTGCTAATAAAGGATTTAATGTATTGTGCAAGAATATTATGAGTTTAAGACTCACTTTTTGCTGGTTGTAACTTGAGGCTCTCATATTTTTCCCAGTTCATCTTATGTTActgaagggaattttttttttttttttttttttttttttgagacagggtctcaatctgttgcccaggctggggtgcaatggcgcgatcttggctcactacaacctccacctcccgggttcaagccattctcctgcgcctcagcctctggggtagctgggattacaggtgtgggcctccgcgcctggctaatttttgtatttttagtagagacagggtttctccatgtgggccaggctggtcttgaactcctgacctcaggtgatccacccgtctcggcctcccaaagtgctgggattacaggtgtgagccaccatgaccggcctggaaattttaaaaataaaatttcaaagaaatttcATTTCACAGTTAACACTTTAAAAACTTAAGATTATTTTATTCGGCCCTTAGCTCTTTTTTCTGTTCAGAACACTACAGGTAAGTTTCTAGGTTACTGCAGTAAGGCTGAAGAGTAAAAGTAGCATGGCACTCTGAAAAGTGTTCCAATATTTCTTTAGCCTTGTGGATATTTCAGCTCCATTTAAATGGCATAGCAGCCAGTGTATCTGGGTTCCAGCCCCAAGATAGACTTTATTACTGACAAAGTCAACGAACAGTATTAGGTGAGCTTCAGTTACCCTTTGAGTATTAGAAGTCTATGAGGTTCCACGAACCATATTTCTTACGAGTTTTACAAAATGGTGTCTAAGCTGGGAATGGCTTCAATGTTGCCCCCACTTCACAACAATAATTTGTTATAAACATCCTTTGCTTGTAAAGACAAAATGGGTCTGGAGTCCTAAGCTTGAAGGTAACAGAAAAGCTAAGaacaaaagttagaaaataatttctattaaatttatAGTCATACAGAGAGAGGCTTAGCAGCGTATCGACCCAGTTACTGAACAAGTGACATTTGTATTCAATGTTCTCTGCTGCACagctaaaatattaaaaggaaaggaCTTAGAATGTACTTCTTTAAAAGGATATGGAATTTAAGCTGGATAGCCAAAGAACACACAAGAAGAACTGATCTGCTGTTTTAGAACATACTCAAAAACACCAGTGGCTTTATGTCAATAAGAAAAGGGCAACTCTGCTTATAGAAAATAGGTAAAGAGTAGAGTTTTTTAATTCAAAGTCTGATTCATGCCTTAAGAATATAACATaaggtttgtagagatgggtatCAAATATAGATTTTCTAATAAAAAGCAAGGTAAACATATTctagaaagcaatttggcaatatgtatTAAGATCTTTCAAATGATCCTCAACACAGTACCACTGAAAAAGTATACACAACTACAACAGTGCTAGTGAATTACTATTATGGCAGAAGGAAGAGCTGGTTGAGAGCAAATGGATTGCTCCTTATATTTATCTAGATTCTGGACCAGGGGTCTGTCCACAAACTATACAGCCTGAAGGCCAAATCCAACCCAATGCCTGTTTTTGTACggctcatttttaaatggttggggaAAAAACTTAAAAGACTATTTCATGATATGtaaaaatgatatgaaattcGAACTTCAATATCCATAAATAAAAATGcactggaacacagccacgctCACCTGTTGGTGTATGGTCTATGGGAACTTCCAGGCTACAACAGCAGAGGTGAGGAGTGGAGACTGAGGCAGTGTGTTGCACTCTCATCACTCTGCACCACTGCTTGGTGCACCACAAACTGCAGTGACACAGTTATAACTTGAAAATATTCCAAGAGTCACCAGTATTGCCACaccatgacattaaaaaaaaaaaagggagtaaaTACACATCCATCCAAATAAAAAGAAGGCCCTGAATACCACACTTTTAAGGCACAGTGGGATGTAAATAATTTTGCTATCAAATTCCatggtaaagcattatttattaTGCAATGACACTATAGCTATGCTAGAAGAATACAATGTATGCCAACATTTACAGACTAAGCTTTCTTCAATCCTCCCAACCC is a window encoding:
- the GNA13 gene encoding guanine nucleotide-binding protein subunit alpha-13 isoform X2, which gives rise to MRVLVDAREKLHIPWGDNSNQQHGDKMMSFDTRAPLAAQGMVETRVFLQYLPAIRALWADSGIQNAYDRRREFQLGESVKYFLDNLDKLGEPDYIPSQQDILLARRPTKGIHEYDFEIKNVPFKMVDVGGQRSERKRWFECFDSVTSILFLVSSSEFDQVLMEDRLTNRLTESLNIFETIVNNRVFSNVSIILFLNKTDLLEEKVQIVSIKDYFLEFEGDPHCLRDVQKFLVECFRNKRRDQQQKPLYHHFTTAINTENIRLVFRDVKDTILHDNLKQLMLQ
- the GNA13 gene encoding guanine nucleotide-binding protein subunit alpha-13 isoform X1, with the protein product MADFLPSRSVLSVCFPGCLLTSGEAEQQRKSKEIDKCLSREKTYVKRLVKILLLGAGESGKSTFLKQMRIIHGQDFDQRAREEFRPTIYSNVIKGMRVLVDAREKLHIPWGDNSNQQHGDKMMSFDTRAPLAAQGMVETRVFLQYLPAIRALWADSGIQNAYDRRREFQLGESVKYFLDNLDKLGEPDYIPSQQDILLARRPTKGIHEYDFEIKNVPFKMVDVGGQRSERKRWFECFDSVTSILFLVSSSEFDQVLMEDRLTNRLTESLNIFETIVNNRVFSNVSIILFLNKTDLLEEKVQIVSIKDYFLEFEGDPHCLRDVQKFLVECFRNKRRDQQQKPLYHHFTTAINTENIRLVFRDVKDTILHDNLKQLMLQ